In the Klebsiella aerogenes KCTC 2190 genome, one interval contains:
- a CDS encoding universal stress protein yields MYKKILLPVDVFEMDLSDKAVRHADFLASAEEGEITLLNVLPNSTSSLLRGFTADIRKFEAYMKEESEKKMRDLSRLFSTPASRIHTHIVFGNVRDEILALSEKEKFDVIVIGSRKPGISTHLLGSNAESVLRYANVPVLVVR; encoded by the coding sequence ATGTACAAAAAAATACTGTTGCCGGTCGATGTTTTTGAAATGGATTTAAGCGATAAGGCCGTTCGTCACGCCGATTTTTTAGCATCTGCCGAAGAGGGTGAAATCACGTTGCTGAACGTGCTGCCTAACAGCACCAGTTCTTTGCTGCGCGGCTTTACGGCGGATATTCGTAAATTTGAAGCCTATATGAAAGAGGAGTCGGAAAAGAAAATGCGCGATCTCTCGCGGTTGTTTTCTACCCCGGCTTCGCGGATCCATACCCACATTGTTTTTGGTAATGTGCGTGATGAAATATTAGCGCTGAGCGAAAAAGAAAAGTTTGACGTTATCGTTATTGGCTCACGTAAACCGGGTATTTCAACCCACCTTCTTGGTTCAAACGCTGAATCCGTTTTACGCTATGCCAACGTTCCGGTGTTAGTGGTGCGGTAA
- a CDS encoding GntR family transcriptional regulator: MAAETQLNPTQPVNQQIYRILRRDIVHCLIPPGTPLSEKEVSVRFDVSRQPVREAFIKLAENGLIQIRPQRGSYVNKISMTQVRNGCFVRQAIECAVVRRAGSMINDEQLYQLEQNLNQQRVAVERQQLNDFFQLDDEFHQKLSLIADCQLAWDTIENIKATIDRVRYMSLDHVTPPDMLLRQHLDIFHALEKRDLDAVEQAMNIHLHEISESVLLIRQENSEWFSEE, translated from the coding sequence ATGGCCGCAGAAACGCAACTGAATCCGACCCAGCCCGTCAATCAGCAAATCTATCGCATCCTTCGCCGGGATATTGTCCATTGCCTGATCCCGCCGGGAACGCCGTTGTCGGAGAAAGAGGTGTCGGTGCGATTTGATGTCTCTCGCCAGCCGGTACGCGAAGCCTTTATCAAATTGGCGGAAAACGGGCTGATTCAGATCCGCCCACAGCGCGGCAGTTATGTGAATAAAATCTCGATGACCCAGGTACGCAACGGCTGTTTCGTGCGTCAGGCCATTGAGTGCGCGGTAGTACGCCGCGCAGGTTCGATGATCAACGATGAACAGCTCTATCAGCTGGAGCAAAACCTCAACCAGCAGCGGGTGGCGGTAGAGCGTCAGCAGCTCAATGATTTTTTCCAGCTCGATGACGAATTTCACCAGAAATTGTCTCTTATCGCCGACTGCCAGCTGGCGTGGGACACCATTGAAAATATTAAAGCGACCATCGACCGGGTTCGTTATATGAGTCTCGATCACGTGACCCCGCCGGATATGCTGCTGCGTCAGCATCTCGATATTTTTCATGCGCTGGAAAAACGCGATCTTGATGCCGTCGAACAGGCGATGAATATCCACCTGCATGAGATTAGCGAGTCGGTATTGTTAATTCGTCAGGAAAATAGCGAGTGGTTCAGCGAAGAATAA
- the ydfG gene encoding bifunctional NADP-dependent 3-hydroxy acid dehydrogenase/3-hydroxypropionate dehydrogenase YdfG, which translates to MIILVTGATAGFGECITRRFIANGHKVIATGRREERLKALKEELGDNLYTAQLDVRNRAAIEEMIAGLPAQWQAIDVLVNNAGLALGLEPAHRASVEDWEDMIDTNNKGLVYMTRAVLPGMVERNRGHIINIGSTAGSWPYAGGNVYGATKAFVRQFSLNLRTDLHGTAIRVTDVEPGLVGGTEFSNVRFKGDDAKAGKTYENTQALTPEDVTEAVWWVANLPKHVNINTLEMMPVSQSFAGLSVHRQG; encoded by the coding sequence ATGATTATTCTGGTGACTGGTGCAACTGCTGGATTTGGCGAATGTATTACTCGTCGTTTTATTGCTAACGGCCACAAAGTAATCGCCACCGGGCGTCGTGAAGAACGCCTGAAGGCGCTCAAAGAGGAGCTTGGCGATAACCTGTATACCGCGCAACTCGATGTGCGTAATCGCGCCGCCATCGAAGAGATGATCGCCGGGTTGCCTGCACAGTGGCAGGCTATCGACGTCCTGGTGAACAACGCCGGCCTGGCGTTAGGTCTGGAACCCGCCCATCGCGCCAGCGTTGAAGATTGGGAAGACATGATCGATACCAACAATAAAGGCCTGGTTTACATGACCCGCGCGGTGCTGCCGGGGATGGTTGAGCGTAATCGCGGCCATATTATTAATATCGGTTCGACCGCCGGCAGTTGGCCCTACGCTGGCGGTAACGTCTACGGCGCGACCAAAGCGTTCGTGCGCCAGTTCAGCCTGAATCTACGCACCGATTTGCACGGCACTGCGATTCGCGTCACCGATGTCGAGCCGGGCCTGGTTGGCGGCACCGAGTTCTCCAACGTACGTTTTAAAGGCGACGATGCGAAAGCCGGTAAAACGTATGAGAACACCCAGGCGCTGACGCCGGAAGATGTCACCGAAGCGGTGTGGTGGGTCGCGAATCTACCGAAACACGTCAACATTAACACGCTGGAAATGATGCCGGTCAGCCAGAGCTTTGCCGGTCTCAGCGTCCATCGTCAGGGCTAA
- the dcp gene encoding peptidyl-dipeptidase Dcp yields the protein MTDNNPFLHVSLLPYQAPHFDLIEDSHYRPAFDEGVRRQREEIAAIINNPAPADFDNTLVALEQSGQLLGRVTRVFFAMAGANTNPLIQQLDEQFSAELAELGNDIWLNDALYQRVKQVWQQRDALSLDPESRRLLEVSWQRFQLAGAALAQEQKTALKALNTEEALLQSQFQQRLLAAVKSGGLVVDYLHQLDGLAADEIAAAADAARDKGLHDRWLLALTNTTQQPALQALADRQTRHNLFAAGWTRNQKGDANDTRELVLRLAEIRARKAELLGVADYASWSMADQMAKTPSEALAFMRRIAPAARRRAEQELADIQQVIDEEGGDFQAAAWDWLYYGEQVRRAKFAIDEAQLKPYFALDRVLEDGVFWTASQLFGIRFVERFDIPLYHPDVRVWEIFDANGEGMALFYGDYFSRDSKSGGAWMDVFVEQSTLRGQRPVIYNVCNYQKPKAGGCALLSWDDVITLFHEFGHALHGLFANQRYASLSGTNTPRDFVEFPSQIYEHWAREPQVFAHYAKHYQTGEAMPDDLRDSMFRASTFNKGYDMSELLAAALLDMHWHSVTPQGLPQDVDAFEQQSLREEQMDLAAVPPRYRSSYFSHIFGGGYAAGYYAYLWTQMLADDGYQWFVEQGGLTRENGQRFREAILSRGNSCDLEALYRDWRGHDPLIEPMLKNRGL from the coding sequence ATGACGGACAATAATCCCTTTTTACACGTCAGCCTACTGCCGTACCAGGCGCCGCATTTTGATTTGATTGAAGATAGTCATTATCGCCCGGCTTTTGATGAGGGCGTACGGCGCCAGCGCGAGGAGATCGCGGCGATAATCAATAACCCGGCGCCGGCGGATTTTGACAATACCCTGGTCGCGCTGGAGCAGAGCGGTCAGTTGCTGGGGCGGGTGACCCGGGTCTTTTTCGCGATGGCCGGGGCGAATACCAATCCGCTGATACAGCAACTGGACGAACAGTTTTCCGCTGAGCTCGCCGAGCTTGGCAACGATATCTGGCTCAACGATGCGCTGTACCAGCGAGTCAAACAGGTTTGGCAGCAGCGCGACGCCCTGAGTCTGGATCCGGAGTCGCGTCGTCTGCTCGAGGTGAGCTGGCAGCGTTTTCAGCTGGCGGGAGCCGCGTTGGCGCAAGAGCAGAAAACCGCGCTAAAAGCATTGAATACCGAGGAGGCGTTGCTGCAAAGTCAGTTCCAGCAGCGTCTGCTGGCGGCAGTGAAGTCCGGCGGTCTGGTTGTTGATTATCTACACCAGCTTGACGGACTGGCCGCGGATGAGATTGCCGCCGCCGCCGATGCCGCGCGCGACAAAGGCCTGCACGACCGTTGGCTGCTGGCGCTGACCAATACCACCCAGCAACCGGCGCTGCAGGCACTTGCCGATCGCCAGACCCGGCACAATTTGTTCGCCGCGGGCTGGACGCGTAACCAGAAGGGCGATGCCAACGACACCCGTGAACTGGTTTTGCGGCTGGCGGAAATCCGCGCGCGTAAGGCCGAATTGCTGGGCGTCGCCGATTACGCGAGCTGGTCGATGGCCGATCAAATGGCGAAAACGCCGTCTGAGGCGCTTGCCTTTATGCGCCGCATCGCGCCTGCGGCCCGCCGACGCGCCGAACAGGAGCTTGCCGACATCCAGCAGGTTATTGATGAAGAGGGCGGTGATTTTCAGGCCGCGGCCTGGGACTGGTTATATTACGGCGAGCAGGTGCGGCGCGCTAAATTCGCCATCGATGAAGCGCAGCTAAAACCCTATTTCGCTCTGGACCGGGTGCTGGAAGATGGCGTTTTCTGGACCGCCTCCCAACTGTTTGGCATCCGTTTTGTCGAACGTTTTGATATTCCGCTTTACCATCCCGATGTGCGGGTCTGGGAAATCTTTGATGCCAACGGCGAAGGCATGGCGCTGTTTTACGGCGATTATTTCTCGCGTGATAGCAAAAGCGGCGGCGCCTGGATGGACGTATTTGTCGAGCAATCGACGCTGCGTGGCCAGCGTCCGGTGATTTACAACGTTTGCAACTACCAGAAACCAAAAGCCGGCGGCTGCGCGCTGCTATCCTGGGATGACGTCATCACGCTGTTCCACGAGTTTGGCCATGCGCTGCACGGCCTGTTCGCTAACCAGCGTTATGCGAGCCTTTCAGGCACCAATACGCCGCGCGATTTCGTCGAATTTCCGTCGCAGATTTACGAACATTGGGCCCGCGAGCCGCAGGTCTTCGCCCATTATGCGAAGCACTACCAGACCGGCGAAGCCATGCCGGACGATCTGCGAGACAGCATGTTCCGCGCCTCAACGTTCAATAAGGGTTATGACATGAGCGAACTGCTGGCGGCGGCGCTGCTGGACATGCACTGGCACAGCGTCACCCCGCAGGGGCTGCCGCAGGATGTCGATGCTTTCGAACAGCAGTCTCTGCGCGAGGAGCAGATGGATCTGGCGGCGGTTCCGCCGCGCTATCGCAGCAGCTATTTCTCACATATTTTCGGCGGCGGTTATGCGGCGGGCTATTATGCCTATCTGTGGACGCAAATGCTTGCCGACGACGGTTATCAGTGGTTTGTCGAGCAGGGGGGATTAACCCGGGAAAACGGTCAACGTTTCCGCGAGGCGATCTTATCGCGCGGTAACAGCTGCGATCTCGAAGCGCTGTATCGCGACTGGCGCGGGCACGATCCGCTGATCGAGCCGATGTTGAAAAATCGCGGTTTGTAG
- a CDS encoding AAA family ATPase, with protein MINRIRINNFRSVRAIELELGPLNIVFGPNGCGKSNIYKAIHLLTASANGQFSSYVSEEGGLENIMWSGKQAPTDRHPRRLQIACLTDEFEYELQVGFPEKLPYPTQFMLDPIVKEENIWLSGFNRRPSSRVLQRKNQAAFLVDVNGEKSTFTDTIYENESIFGQLGEPHRFPEVSRVRETMRRWRFYHEFAIGRLSPLRQPTVGYRSPVLDSDGGNLAAAFQTIVEIGAEELLHEILGEAFPDCTFFCENDNSRFVMKMRREGIYRPLLAAEMSDGTLRFLCLAVALLSPRPPAFLAINEPENSLHRQMFPALARLIVEASRYSQIWLTSHSAELAQLISARAQSRIYELENNGGQTQIKAALPSSLTER; from the coding sequence ATGATTAACCGTATTCGTATCAATAATTTCCGTTCAGTCAGAGCGATTGAACTGGAACTGGGGCCGCTGAATATTGTGTTTGGCCCTAACGGTTGCGGAAAATCGAATATCTACAAAGCAATCCATCTGTTAACCGCCTCGGCTAACGGCCAGTTCTCCAGCTATGTCAGCGAGGAGGGCGGGCTGGAGAACATCATGTGGTCAGGCAAGCAGGCGCCGACCGACCGCCACCCACGGCGTCTGCAAATCGCCTGCCTGACCGATGAATTTGAATATGAACTGCAGGTCGGGTTTCCGGAAAAACTGCCGTATCCGACGCAATTCATGCTCGATCCGATCGTTAAAGAAGAGAATATCTGGCTGTCGGGCTTTAACCGCCGGCCATCATCGCGTGTACTGCAGCGGAAAAACCAGGCGGCGTTCCTGGTCGATGTCAATGGTGAAAAAAGTACCTTCACCGATACCATTTACGAAAACGAGTCCATCTTCGGCCAGCTTGGCGAGCCGCATCGTTTTCCGGAAGTGTCGCGCGTGCGGGAGACCATGCGCCGTTGGCGTTTTTACCATGAGTTTGCCATCGGCAGGCTTTCACCGCTGCGCCAGCCGACGGTCGGCTACCGTTCGCCGGTGCTCGATAGCGATGGCGGCAATCTGGCGGCGGCATTTCAGACTATCGTCGAAATTGGCGCTGAGGAGTTGCTGCATGAAATCCTCGGCGAAGCGTTCCCCGACTGTACCTTTTTCTGTGAGAACGACAACTCGCGGTTCGTGATGAAGATGCGCCGGGAGGGGATTTATCGGCCTCTGCTGGCGGCGGAGATGTCTGACGGTACCCTGCGTTTTTTATGCCTGGCGGTTGCCTTACTCAGCCCACGACCACCGGCCTTTCTCGCCATTAATGAGCCGGAAAACAGCCTGCATCGTCAGATGTTCCCGGCGCTGGCGCGACTGATTGTCGAAGCATCACGCTATAGCCAGATCTGGCTCACCAGCCACTCGGCGGAACTGGCGCAATTGATCTCGGCGCGTGCGCAGAGCCGCATCTACGAATTGGAAAATAACGGTGGGCAAACGCAAATTAAAGCGGCGTTGCCGTCATCCCTGACGGAACGTTAA
- a CDS encoding MFS transporter, with amino-acid sequence MKLSELTPRERHNFIYFMLFFFFYYFIMSAYFPFFPVWLAEVNHLTKTETGIVFSSISLFAIIFQPVFGLISDKLGLRKHLLWTITVLLILFAPFFIFVFSPLLQMNIIAGALVGGIYLGVVFSSGSGAVEAYIERVSRANRFEYGKVRVSGCVGWALCASITGILFGIDPNITFWIASGFALVLGVLLWLSRPEASSSAQVIDAIGANRQAFSLRTAAELLRMPRFWGFIIYVVGVASVYDVFDQQFANFFKGFFATPQRGTEVFGFVTTGGELLNAMIMFCAPAIINRIGAKNALLIAGIIMSMRILGSSFATSAVEVVILKMLHMFELPFLLVGTFKYISSAFNPKLSATLFLIGFNLSKQLSGVVLSAWVGRMYDTVGFHQAYLILGSITLSFTLVSLFTLKGGKTLLPTAEYNNAA; translated from the coding sequence ATGAAACTCTCTGAACTCACGCCCCGCGAACGGCACAATTTTATCTATTTCATGCTGTTCTTTTTCTTTTACTATTTCATTATGTCGGCTTACTTTCCCTTTTTCCCGGTATGGCTGGCGGAAGTAAACCATTTAACGAAAACCGAAACAGGGATTGTTTTCTCCTCCATTTCGCTATTCGCGATTATTTTCCAACCGGTGTTTGGCCTGATTTCGGATAAGCTCGGGCTGCGTAAACATCTGCTGTGGACCATTACCGTACTGCTTATTTTATTCGCCCCGTTCTTTATTTTTGTCTTCTCGCCGCTGCTGCAAATGAACATTATCGCCGGCGCGCTGGTGGGGGGCATTTATTTAGGCGTGGTATTTTCCAGCGGTTCCGGCGCGGTCGAGGCCTATATTGAACGCGTCAGCCGCGCCAACCGTTTTGAATACGGCAAAGTGCGCGTCTCGGGCTGCGTCGGCTGGGCCCTGTGCGCGTCAATTACCGGCATCTTGTTCGGTATTGATCCTAATATAACCTTCTGGATAGCCTCCGGTTTTGCGCTGGTGCTTGGCGTGTTGTTATGGCTATCGCGCCCGGAAGCCAGCAGCAGCGCGCAGGTTATTGACGCCATCGGCGCCAACCGCCAGGCCTTTTCTCTGCGTACGGCGGCCGAACTGCTGCGAATGCCGCGTTTCTGGGGATTTATTATTTATGTTGTGGGCGTCGCCAGCGTATATGACGTTTTTGACCAGCAGTTCGCAAACTTTTTTAAAGGCTTTTTCGCCACGCCGCAGCGCGGGACCGAAGTTTTTGGCTTTGTCACCACCGGCGGTGAATTACTCAACGCGATGATTATGTTCTGCGCCCCGGCAATTATTAACCGCATCGGCGCGAAAAACGCCCTGCTGATCGCCGGTATAATTATGTCGATGCGCATTCTCGGATCTTCATTTGCGACTTCGGCGGTGGAAGTGGTCATTTTAAAAATGCTGCACATGTTTGAATTACCGTTCCTGCTGGTCGGGACCTTCAAATATATTTCTTCCGCATTTAACCCTAAGCTTTCCGCCACCCTATTTTTAATCGGCTTTAACCTGTCGAAACAGCTTTCCGGCGTAGTGCTTTCGGCCTGGGTCGGGCGGATGTACGACACCGTGGGTTTTCACCAGGCTTACCTGATCCTCGGCTCAATCACCCTGAGCTTTACCCTGGTATCGCTATTTACCTTAAAAGGCGGTAAGACGCTGCTGCCCACGGCAGAGTATAACAACGCGGCCTGA
- a CDS encoding beta-galactosidase produces the protein MQRYDSGAARGPAFHEVLAREDWQNQTITHLNRLPAHPTFASWRDTDAARDNRHSDRRRQLDGEWQFSYARSPFQVDASWLQHDLPDSRPTPVPSNWQMEGYDAPIYSNVRYPIDTVPPRVPEDNPTGCYSLQLTVDEAWRAEGQTQIIFDGVNSAFHLWCNGEWVGYSQDSRLPAAFDLSPYLQQGANRLCVMVMRWSAGSWLEDQDMWRMSGIFRSVWLLHKPQARLSDVQLTPQLDARYRDAQLQVKLSVEAASEALAALEVEVALWDGKTRLASQRQPLGTPIIDERGSYGERAIINLDVERPRLWSAEQPHCYRAVVSLWRGETLLEAEGWDIGFRQVEIRDGLLLLNGKPLLIRGVNRHEHHHQRGQVVNEEDMVQDILLMKQNNFNAVRCSHYPNAPRWYELCNRYGLYVVDEANIETHGMVPMNRLSDDPAWLAAYSARVTRMVQSNRNHPSIIIWSLGNESGCGDNHQAMYQWLKHNDPSRPVQYEGGGADSSATDIICPMYARVERDQPFPAVPKWSIKKWIGMPGEQRPLILCEYAHAMGNSLGNFADYWQAFRDYPRLQGGFIWDWADQAIEKTFPDGSVGWAYGGDFGDKPNDRQFCMNGLVFPDRRAHPSLIEAKHAQQYFQFALLEQNPLCIAITSEYLFRATDNETLRWRVECAGETIASGDLALVLPPQGRAELILSDSLALPRGARDVWLLLEVIQPQATSWSEPGHRVAWQQLALTAPLALAETSAEGPAPVLTIKPAIYEVSVGSQRWVIDRQSGRLSEWYCAGEQQLLTPLEDQFVRAPLDNDIGVSEVERIDPNAWVERWKSAGLYSLTTRCVKCEAQQLAREVIVDSHWHYLRGEETVIASHWRMTFTADGGLQITVDGERAATLPPLARVGLRFQVAEQHAEVSWLGLGPHENYPDRKSSACFSRWRLPLSEMSTPYIFPSENGLRCDCKALDWGCWHVAGQFHFSVQPYSTEQLMTTDHWHRMTPEKGVWITLDGQHMGVGGDDSWTPSVLPQWLLLETHWHYQVTLHCQ, from the coding sequence ATGCAACGATATGATTCAGGCGCCGCTCGCGGCCCCGCTTTTCACGAAGTCCTGGCCCGCGAGGACTGGCAGAACCAGACTATCACCCACCTCAACCGCCTGCCCGCACATCCCACTTTTGCCAGCTGGCGCGATACCGATGCGGCGCGCGACAACCGCCATTCTGACCGCCGTCGTCAACTGGACGGCGAATGGCAATTTTCCTATGCCCGCAGTCCGTTTCAGGTTGATGCCAGCTGGCTGCAGCATGACCTGCCCGACAGTCGCCCGACGCCGGTGCCCTCAAACTGGCAAATGGAGGGTTATGACGCGCCGATATACAGCAACGTCCGCTATCCGATTGATACCGTGCCGCCGCGGGTGCCCGAAGACAATCCTACCGGCTGCTATTCGCTGCAGTTGACCGTCGATGAGGCGTGGCGGGCCGAAGGGCAAACGCAAATTATCTTTGACGGCGTCAACTCCGCCTTTCATCTGTGGTGCAACGGCGAATGGGTTGGCTACTCCCAGGATAGCCGCCTGCCCGCCGCCTTTGATTTAAGCCCGTATCTGCAGCAAGGCGCCAACCGCTTGTGCGTGATGGTGATGCGCTGGAGCGCGGGCAGTTGGCTTGAAGATCAGGATATGTGGCGCATGAGCGGTATCTTCCGTTCAGTCTGGTTGTTGCATAAACCGCAGGCCCGCCTCAGCGATGTGCAATTAACCCCGCAGCTCGATGCGCGCTATCGCGATGCGCAATTGCAGGTCAAACTTAGCGTCGAGGCCGCGTCTGAAGCGCTGGCGGCGCTGGAAGTGGAGGTTGCGCTGTGGGATGGCAAAACGCGCCTTGCCAGCCAGCGCCAGCCGCTGGGTACGCCGATTATTGATGAACGCGGCAGCTACGGCGAGCGGGCAATCATCAATCTCGACGTCGAACGCCCGCGACTGTGGAGCGCCGAGCAGCCTCATTGCTACCGCGCGGTGGTATCGCTATGGCGCGGCGAGACGTTGCTTGAAGCGGAAGGCTGGGATATTGGTTTTCGCCAGGTAGAAATCCGCGACGGGCTACTGTTGCTCAACGGCAAGCCGCTATTGATCCGCGGCGTCAACCGCCACGAACATCATCATCAGCGCGGCCAGGTGGTCAACGAAGAGGATATGGTGCAGGACATTCTGCTGATGAAGCAGAACAATTTCAATGCCGTGCGCTGTTCGCACTACCCCAACGCGCCGCGCTGGTACGAGCTATGCAACCGCTACGGCCTGTACGTGGTGGACGAAGCCAATATCGAAACTCACGGCATGGTGCCGATGAATCGGCTGTCTGACGATCCGGCCTGGCTTGCCGCTTACAGCGCGCGCGTCACCCGTATGGTCCAGAGCAACCGCAACCATCCCTCGATCATTATCTGGTCGCTGGGTAATGAGTCCGGCTGCGGCGACAACCATCAGGCCATGTACCAATGGTTGAAGCACAACGATCCTTCGCGTCCGGTACAGTATGAAGGCGGCGGCGCCGACAGCAGCGCCACCGATATTATCTGCCCGATGTACGCCCGCGTCGAGCGCGACCAGCCCTTCCCGGCGGTGCCCAAATGGTCGATCAAAAAGTGGATCGGTATGCCTGGCGAACAACGCCCGCTAATCCTCTGCGAATATGCCCACGCGATGGGCAATAGCCTTGGCAATTTCGCCGATTACTGGCAAGCCTTCCGTGACTATCCTCGCCTGCAGGGCGGTTTTATCTGGGATTGGGCCGACCAGGCAATCGAAAAAACATTCCCGGATGGTAGCGTCGGCTGGGCCTATGGCGGCGATTTCGGCGATAAGCCTAACGACCGGCAGTTCTGCATGAATGGCCTGGTATTCCCCGACCGGCGCGCTCATCCTTCGCTTATCGAGGCCAAACATGCGCAACAGTATTTCCAGTTCGCCTTGCTGGAACAAAATCCACTGTGCATTGCTATCACCAGCGAATACCTGTTCCGCGCCACCGACAACGAAACGCTGCGCTGGCGGGTAGAATGCGCCGGAGAAACGATAGCCAGCGGCGACTTAGCGCTGGTGCTGCCGCCGCAAGGGCGGGCAGAATTGATTCTTAGCGACAGCCTGGCCCTGCCGCGCGGCGCCCGCGATGTCTGGCTGCTGCTCGAGGTGATCCAGCCGCAGGCGACGTCATGGTCTGAGCCCGGTCACCGCGTCGCCTGGCAGCAGCTAGCGCTTACCGCGCCGCTGGCGCTTGCTGAGACCTCCGCCGAAGGCCCGGCGCCGGTCCTGACCATCAAACCCGCGATCTACGAGGTTAGCGTCGGATCCCAGCGCTGGGTTATCGATCGCCAGAGCGGGCGTTTAAGCGAATGGTATTGCGCGGGAGAACAGCAGCTGCTGACCCCGCTGGAGGATCAGTTTGTCCGTGCGCCGCTGGACAATGATATCGGCGTCAGCGAAGTCGAACGTATCGATCCGAACGCCTGGGTCGAACGCTGGAAGAGCGCCGGTCTGTATTCGTTGACGACCCGCTGCGTGAAATGCGAGGCGCAACAGCTGGCACGGGAGGTGATCGTTGATAGCCACTGGCACTATCTGCGCGGCGAGGAGACGGTCATTGCCAGCCACTGGCGCATGACCTTCACCGCCGACGGCGGGCTCCAGATCACCGTTGATGGTGAACGTGCCGCCACGTTACCGCCGCTGGCGCGCGTCGGGCTGCGCTTCCAGGTCGCCGAACAACACGCTGAGGTCAGTTGGTTGGGATTAGGGCCGCACGAAAACTATCCGGATCGCAAAAGTAGCGCCTGTTTTTCACGCTGGCGATTGCCGCTAAGCGAAATGAGCACGCCCTATATCTTCCCCAGCGAAAACGGTCTGCGCTGCGATTGCAAAGCGCTGGACTGGGGATGCTGGCACGTCGCAGGCCAGTTCCACTTTTCGGTGCAGCCGTACAGCACGGAACAGCTGATGACGACCGATCACTGGCATCGCATGACGCCGGAAAAAGGCGTCTGGATCACCCTCGACGGCCAGCATATGGGCGTTGGCGGCGATGATTCCTGGACACCAAGCGTTCTGCCACAGTGGCTGCTGCTCGAAACCCACTGGCACTATCAGGTTACGCTTCATTGTCAATAA
- a CDS encoding LacI family DNA-binding transcriptional regulator produces MQRRSATLEDVAREAGVSQQTVSRVVNNPQIVAQRTREKVLRAMQTLHYVPNRSAQLLAGKAAASIGLITASLTLHAPSQIAAAVKRYAGEQGLEVAIAMPAQSDYPALQARLDEFRAQHIRGAIISLPLESSVAERLAAENTDIACLFLDVSPETDVSCVRFDHRDGCGACVRHLWELGHREFGLLAGPESSVSARMRLGSWRETLHRLGVSQSITVFGDWSAASGWQKTFELLHKNPKLSAIVVANDQMALGVLSALAQLNRRGSQAISVTGYDDTADSLYFQPPLTTVAQDFDLLGRRAVELLMQQMAAPTGSLRELLPARLVVRQSTWPLAAQDNTAPLIAELKALVEKL; encoded by the coding sequence ATGCAGCGCCGTTCAGCCACTTTAGAAGATGTCGCCCGCGAGGCGGGCGTTTCGCAGCAGACGGTTTCGCGGGTGGTGAATAACCCACAGATAGTGGCGCAGCGCACCCGTGAAAAGGTGCTGCGCGCGATGCAGACGCTTCACTATGTGCCTAACCGGTCAGCACAGCTATTGGCGGGCAAAGCGGCAGCGTCGATAGGGCTTATCACGGCGTCGTTGACCTTACACGCGCCGTCGCAAATTGCCGCGGCGGTGAAACGGTATGCCGGTGAGCAGGGGCTGGAGGTCGCCATCGCCATGCCGGCGCAAAGTGATTATCCGGCACTGCAGGCGCGGCTGGATGAGTTTCGCGCCCAGCATATTCGAGGCGCCATTATCAGCCTGCCGCTGGAGAGCAGCGTCGCCGAACGGCTGGCGGCGGAAAATACGGATATCGCCTGCCTGTTTCTCGATGTCTCGCCGGAAACGGATGTCTCCTGCGTGCGTTTTGATCATCGTGATGGCTGCGGCGCCTGCGTGCGTCACCTTTGGGAATTAGGGCATCGCGAGTTTGGCCTGTTGGCCGGGCCGGAAAGCTCGGTATCGGCGCGGATGCGCCTTGGCAGCTGGCGCGAGACGCTGCACCGGCTGGGGGTCAGTCAATCGATTACGGTGTTCGGCGACTGGAGCGCCGCCAGCGGCTGGCAAAAAACCTTTGAGTTGCTGCATAAAAACCCGAAATTAAGCGCGATCGTGGTCGCCAACGATCAGATGGCGCTCGGGGTGTTAAGCGCGCTGGCGCAGCTTAATCGGCGCGGCAGCCAGGCGATTTCGGTGACCGGCTATGACGATACGGCAGATAGCCTTTACTTTCAGCCGCCGCTTACCACCGTCGCCCAGGATTTTGATCTGTTAGGCCGCCGGGCGGTGGAATTACTGATGCAGCAGATGGCGGCGCCGACCGGTAGCCTGCGCGAACTGCTGCCGGCGCGGCTGGTGGTACGCCAGTCGACGTGGCCGCTCGCGGCGCAGGACAATACCGCGCCGCTGATCGCTGAACTCAAAGCGCTGGTAGAGAAGCTATGA